The genomic window AAACAATCCCTTTTATAACCAGGATGAAGGCAAATTGATTAATAATGGCAGTTGCAGCATTAGTATAGAACTCGGCCAGAACCCTGACGAATTTTTACTTAAATGGATGGCAGGGCTGCTCAAAAATACATCGGGCGTGATTACAATGGTAACCATTAGCAACATAAAAAACCCACGTAAAATGACATTTACAGACGGACTGCTTGCTGCCTCGTCTGAAAGCTTTTACATTACCAGCGGCAGCACCGCTCCACAAATGAGCTTTTATGTAAAAACGCTGGCTATTGATGGCACTACGATATTTTCTCAATAAGCAGCGGCCAACAGCAGAAAGCGTGTTATAACTACCCCATACAATTGTTATGGGAATAAATGGCAAAATCTTTGAAAAGAAAATACATCACCTAAAATGTAAAATTATGATGAATCCCGAAATTTATAAACAACGGTTTACCACAGAAGATACACCCGGATGGCAGGCGATAGATGATCAATTGGAGAAGATATATGACAATACGGAAGCACGCCATTACCCACCGTTGTGCGGCATCCATTATGTAGCTGGCGGAACAGACCCGATAGATGGTGCCAGCATTTATGACAGCAACCATCAAACTTTTCATCGGCACATGATCAGTTATGGCATGAGCGAGCTGTATTATAACGAGGAGAAAGCTGGCGGCGAATTTAGCAAATGGGGTTTTGAATTTACTTTCAGACTGGCCCAATTCAAAGATGATGAGCATGACCCCATCTGGGCCATAAACGTAATGAATAACCTGGCACGGTACGTATTTTCGAGCGGTAAATGGTTTGAAGAAAATCATTTTATCCCAGCTAATGGACCAATAAGATTAAATACAGAAACTGAAATAACAGGCTTTGTTTTTGCCTTAGATCCTGAACTGGGAAAAATGGACACCCCCCATGGCGAGGTAAGCTTTTTACAGTTGGTTGGCATTACCAATGCAGAAGTGGAAGATTTGAAAAAAAGCCCTACAATAGGTGCTGTACAAGAACTGATCGAAAAACTGAAAAAAGACAATCCGCTGTTAATTACAGATCTGACCAGAAAATAATCAGAAACCCTCCGTAAACTGTTATGAAACCAAGAAATATTCTTTTCGTCATGCTGATTTTGATTGTTTCCTCTTGCCAGTCTAAAAAAGCAGTTCATTTAAAAACTGTCCTGGAGCAAAAGGAAAGGGGCATTTTCAATATATTGCTGGGCAAAAACGGCCCTAATGAGCAGAAACTGAAGTGCCTGATTGATGGCGATTTTAAATGTGCCCAGCAGGCAATAACCGAAGAGGAACGGGCATTCGATAAAATCATCAGTGAAATAAATGCGCTGGAAACAGGAGGCATTAAATATGGCAACGAACTAAAATCGGCAACAAGCAACTATTATAAGGCTGTTAAAGAATCGGAAACATTTGACCGCTTAATTGTTGCCCAGCAACAGATCAGTCAAAATAAAACAAATACTGAAAAAATAAGGGATGCTGCAATACGCCAACAAGGCCAATTATCAAGAGAGAAGTTAGAAATGCGCAAAATAACCAGTAAAAAAGAACAGTTATTGGCCGAAGTAAAAAAACAGTTCAATTTGCTTAACCATTTACAATAACCTGTTTTTCACCCTAATAAACACTTAACCCATTTTCTGCAAAAATAAATTCAAATCCTCTTCTTTTTCAAGCCCCAGTTTTTGTTTAACACGGTAACGGCTCATGCGCACACTTTTGGCTTCAATATGCATCAGCTGGGCAATTTTTTTGGTATCCATTTTTAAATGAAGGTAAGCACAGAGCTTTAAATCAAGCGAGGTGAGTTTTTGTTGTGCCCTTTGATTAAGCAGAGAGAAAAATTCTGGGTGTACCTGTTGGATCTGAAATTTAGCTTGCTCAAAGTCATTGTCCAAAAGCAACTCTTCATTCCAGATTTTATTAATATTCAGTTGATCGTTGTCATTAAATTTTTCTTTGATCTGAAAAAGCATCTCTTTTTTATGTTCCAGCTGCAATTGGCTAGCCATTACTTCTTTCTGCAACTGCTGTTGTTGACTTTCCAATAATTGCTGTTCAGCTTTCAACCTTGCCTGCTCTTCTTTTTCGAGTTTCATCTGCAATTCAGCATCCTGTTTTTCCAAGTGCAGCTGTTTTTCGCGCTGTAATGAATATCTTAACCTAAAATGGTAAGACCGGAACATAAATATTAGCCCCAACAGCGAAGCAATGGTAATGCCAATGTATAGGTACTTTTGTTGCTGCGCATATTTTTCGCTCTGCTTTAACAGCTTCACCTCATTGTTTTTTTTTTCAGTTTCGTATTGTACTTCTAGTTTCTGAGCATTTAAGGCCTGCTTCTGATCAAAAAGTTTACTATTGTATACTGTTGCTTTTTTTTGAAACTCAAGTGCCTTTGCGTAATTGCCATTTTGCTCATAAAAGCTGGCCAATGCCGTTACAATATTGATCAGCGTGTAATAATATGGCGCTTGCTGGTCTTTCATCATACTATAAGCCTCCTGTAAATATCCTTCAGTCATGGCCGTATTTTTATCTCTTTTGGCGTATTCGCTCAAAATACCCAAACTGCTCGCCCTAACCTCTTCCCCATTCAGTACTCCTCTCATTACCTCGTTGGCCATGCTTGCATACCGAATGGCATTTGCTTTCGCAGCCTGATCCGTATCAGGGAAGTATTTCAAATAATAATCTGCACTATTAATACAAGCCATAGCGTATGTTTTTCTGGCAACGTATTGAGGATACTGTTTATAAATATCTTGTACTTTATTTAAGTAGTAAATAATGCTATCCCGCTGTAATTCTCTTTTAGTTGCTACAAAATTGTAATCAGCAGCTACCGACAGCGCAATATAACAGTTACTCAATAGGTTATATTCAGTAGTTTTAAGGGCACTTTCAGTAGCCTTTTGAGCATATCTATTTACATTTTTTATATCATCCCATCTCGTATTCAGTGCATATAACTGGTAATATAGCTTAGCAGTGAGATAAGGATCGCATTTTTTCTCCAACATTTTAAGCCCCATCTGGCAATACTTAGTTACCAATTCATTATTATCGATAGCATTGTAAAATAGTGCTTGCGCATAATAAGCATAAGCCAGGGCAATAGGCTGTTGAGCCTTTTGTCCAATAGCTAAAGTGGTGTCGTTCGTTTTTTTCAGCAAAGCAAACTGCTTCGTATTTGCATAAACATTAACCAGCATGGCATATGCTTTTGTGGCTTCAGTAAAGTTTTTGAGTTTTATGGCCAAACTTACACTTTGTTGCGCCTTTGCAATTGCGGCTGCATAGTTTGCATTAACCCTATATCTTTCTGCCAACTGCGTTAGCAGAGCTGGTTTATCCTGCTCACTTAAATTATCGAGCGCTGTACTATCTAATAAGCTTTGCGCCTCGGCCGTACAACAACCTATAACGATCCAAATCAAGAGTAATATGTTTTTAAAAACCAGATACTTCATATCGTAAAATTAGCATAAAGATTGGAGCTTGGGTAAAATTGTAGACAAAAGCTGAAAACAACTAAAAAACATAAAATACTCATTAACAATAGCTTAAAAATATCTGTAGATGTATTGTAGACGTTTTTAAAAAACACAGTAGATGTTCTGTAGGCGGCCAGTTCTTTTAAAGAACGATGATTAACTCCAAATTTGACCTAAATAATTTTTCAATCTAAAAAAACAGAAATCATGGACAACAAAACCCTTTCAATCATTTCTTACATCACCCTTATCGGTTGGTTAGTCGCTTATTTTATGGGAAAAGATAAAGCTGATACCTTGCTTAAATATCACTTAAGACAATCGTTAGGCCTTGCCATTGTAAGTATCATTTTCAACATAGTATTTACCATCATTGCCCTTATTGTGCCTAGTTTATCTTTTTTGGGCTTTGTTGGTTATGCAATTTTCATTCTTTGGATTATGGGCATTATCAATGCGGCCAACGGTGCATTAAAACCTGTTCCACTTATCGGTAAATGGTTCGAAGACAAATCTTCATTTGTTGGTAAATACTAAAAAGAAGTTTATGCGCCTCAACATCAAAAATGTCATGCTCATGGTGATGGTCTCGGCCATCACCGCATGCAACCTTACCGTAAATACCCCTGAAGAACATTTTGACCAGGCAGCCTTAAATGCCAATGATATCTCTCTCTTTGGTACGTACTATTTTGAAGGTTACCAAAAATATCAAAAAAGTGTATCTGGTCCCGGTAAAGTTATTAGCTGCGAAGAATACCTGAAAAATTCGATTGCCAGGGCCGAAAAGAATTTAGAGAAGATCAAAAAACTAACGCCCACCCCAGAAACAAAACCTATGCTGGATGCTTCAATAATACTGCATAACTATGTTTTAACGAGTTACAGGAAAGAGCATCTCAAAATAGCCAAAATGATAGACAAACATGAGCCAGAGGAAAACATTAACAAGGCCTTAACCGACCTCGATACCAAACCCTATGATGCATTTATCGAGAAATACAATAAGCTATGGAAATTTGCAGACATATATGCTAAGGACAATAACATTGCAGTAGAAAAGATGCCTTTTTAATTCTTATTAGTCAGTCACTCAATATCTCAACCGGATTACTATGAAACAAGGACTTTCGATATTCTGGATACTTTACATGTTGTTTTTTGCCATTCCCTTCCCCATGTTGTTATATTACAACATTAAGAGCGAAAACATGCCGAACCTGATGGAAAGCGACCCGTGGCTATCGTTAAGTTTGGTAGCGGTTTCTGTAATATTGTGGATTATTCTCTTAATAGGCTATTACCGCAAATGGGTAATCCGAACTTTTTCGATAAAGCACAATATAGAAAAACTCAAAAATACCGGTGAGCCGCGTGAGGCCAAAATTATAGCGGCTACAAAAGTGTCAAAACCTAATGTGGCTTATGATGCCTATGAACTCACACTCCAGTTTAAAAATCTGGCGGGTAGTGAAATCAGGCAAAATACCACAATAAATGATTCAAAACCTTACGAACGCCGCTATGAGGCTGGTAAAACCGTAGGCATACTGTTGGATAAGGAAGCAAACAAAGTCCCTTATCTCATTATCGCCAATACGGAAGTGAGCATAAACAAAACCATAGTATTGCTGGTTAATCTGGGTTGGCTTGCTTTTACCTGTATTGTTGCTGGCTATTTTGTTTATTCCTATTCCTCAGAAAGCGAAGGAATGGGCTGGCGTTTTATGAGCTTAGGCCATCCATTGTTGGCTTGCCCTGCGGCACTTCTTTTTTACCGGTTTTTAGGCGCTATTATCCACAGCAAATTTTTGGGTAAGCCAAATGAATTGTTCCTGATCAAATTTAAAGGTATCCGCACAACCGCCAGGTTGATTAAGGCCAGCCAGACCGGAACCTTTATTAACGAACAGCCAATGATTAATTTTGAGTTGGAATTTACCGATCAACACAACCAAAAACATAGGGCAAACCTAAAAAAGATTGTTGACCTGCTGGATCTGGATATAACCAAACAGGAACATGTATCCATTTTTTACCTAAAAGAAAATCCACAGAAAATTGCCCTTGAAAAAGACCTAAACGAAATTAAAGGAGAATTCTGATGAAAAACTTAAACAACATCTCCAGCCTGATCATATTGTCTTGCTTCCTGTGCTTCAGCTGCAAACAGGTCACAAAAAGTGTAGATGAAACCTTTCATCCAAACGATTCTTTGGCTAAAAAATATAATAAAGAAAACCGTATCGGATCAGAAGGCGAATATACCGGAACCACTAAAACGACAACGACAATTTCTACACAGCATCATCAGGAGAAATTTGTAGTGATAAACGGCGATACGGTTAAAACACCAGAACTTCAGGACAAGGCAAAAGAACTTTTTCATGATCTGGAACTATTAAAACAAAAGCAAACACCAGCAGGTAGCAAGGAAATCCAAAAAAGGGTAAATGAATTTTTAAAGGATATGAACCTGCCTCAGCCAGGCGCAAAAAACAGCAATACAGAAAAACCAGTAGCAAAAGCCAGGAAAGGAATGTTAAGTGCTTCACAATTAGCACAGGCAGAAGAGAAACTAAGACAGCTGCCACAATTCCGTGATAGAGAAATTCTGGTATATGAATCTGTACACTTTTATGAGGATGGCTCCATTAAACTGGCCTTACAGCATCCCGAAAACCCTAAATATGTAGATGCATACCAATACCAAGATGGTTATTGGTCTGAACCAAAACCTGTACAGGCCAGGAATATTGCGCGCAGGACATTTCCTTTAAGTAAAATAAATTTTGCCGATGCACAAAAAGTAATGCAGATTTATAACGATAAAGCTGCTCAGGTTGAAGGTGCAAAACCCACCACGACCGCCTACATTTCAATTTGGGATGATGGTATGCGTTGGTTCCCATCAACGATTAACGGCAGTCGCGAACGTTACGACCTGCAATTCAATAATGATGGTACGCTAAAGAGTTTTAGACAGGAGTGAAAAAATGTAGTTGTTCATTTATCGTCTTATATAAAGTCGTCACCTTGATCCGATAGCTATTGGACTTATTTCAAGGTCTCATTAATAAATGATGTTGAAATAATTTACTACTGACAGATTCCAAAGAACGGTCGTCTTTCCCGCGCAGGCCTATCGTATGGACACATCTTTTATTAACTCTATATATGTTTTTTTAGTACATTTCATTAAGGCGGTCGTCATGCTGATCCGATAGCTATCGGATTTATTTCAGCATCTTTCCAGCTATAAAAAGGCATTTATTTCCAAAATATTAATTAAGCAAGCAATTCTTTTCCGCTCGATGCCGCGGTGGCATGGTAGTTTTTCGCAGATCAAGTTGTTTTTATTTGTGCTCAAGAATGCTGGCGCATTTTGGAGCGCCAAAGTACCCAAAGCGCTCCGTCAATCCAGCAATGGGCCTTTTACACAATCCTATACACATCAAAAAAACAGCGGCACTTCGTTTAATCAGGTATTGATTTTTGTTTTCTTTGGTCTGATTGAGCCCTTCGGGGTTTGTGTTCAATATTTCTTTAAAACTTTAAATTAGCGTTTATGAACACAAAACCACTGCGTTTTAGGTTTGGAAATGCTATTTGTTCTATTCTGCACCTGTTTTTTTGATTTCTCCGGCCGCTGGGATTGACGGCGTTCTTCGGTCAAAACAATGTGTTATTTAAGGAAGCTAGCAAAACGGCTAAAAATTAAACTCAAAAAGATGTGTCCACACGATAGGCGCAGGCGGGAACCACGATTGCTCAGCGAAGCTAATCTTAAAGCTTATAGCATTACGATTTCCCTATGATTATCACCTCCCTTTTAATTTTCATTCCCCCCTTGTAATTTGTTAATCAAAAGAACAATTCTAAATAGCAGATGCAGCTTAGCTTAACATACACTTTAATTTCCGGAAACATAGCCAATGTAATTTTGCCTCAAACGGAAAACAAAAATTATGAACAAAAAATTACTAAAGCAAAAGGCATTAGCCCTTGCTGTTGCCGCATTCGTTACTTCGGCAGTTGTGATCAGCGCCTGTAAAAAGAATAATGAGGCAGAAAACTCAGAAACCACAGTTACGCTTAAAGATTATTCGGTAAATCCTTCATTGGTAAAAGCCATGCCCGGTTTCGAAAGCCTGAATATTACTACATTAATTAGTTCGGACGATGTACTGGCAGAATCACCAAACTTTATATTTGGTGCACAACCTGATGGAGCAGGAATTATCAAAAATCCGGCCGGCGAAGGTTTTATTATGATTAATAACCATGAAATTCTTCAATCAGTATCAAGAGTATATTTAGATAAAAATTTCAAACCTGTAAAAGGGGAATACATTGTAGATTCTGATGGCGGCATGACCCGTTTATGTTCTGCTACAATGGTAACACCAGAAGAACATGGCTTTTCTAAACCAGTTTTCTTAACTGCCGGAGAAAGCGGTGCAGAATCGATGATCCATGCCATCGACCCACTTGCTGCAGCAGATAAAAAGAACAAACAAAGAACAGTTGGCGCACTGGGCAGATGGAGCGCTGAAAATGCAGTTCCACTTCCTAAAGCATCGTATGCTGGTAAAACCGTTATCATGATTGGTGAGGATGAAACCGATGGACAATTGGCCATGTACGTATCCAACACTCAAGGCGACCTGGAAAACGGAAAGTTATATGTTATGAAACGCAGCAATAACGATCCGATTGAAACAAATATGGACAAAGGACAAAGCTATGATGTGGAATTTGTAGAGCTTGATAATGTAAAAAGCAGTACAGGTGCACAATTACAGCAACAAACAATCGATAAAAAAGCGCTAATGTTAGCCCGTGTAGAAGATATCGATTACAGAAAAGGCAGTGCAGCAAACGGACGAGAAGTATATTTTACCGCAACTGGAGTTAGCCAGGGCGATAAACTTACACCAGTAAGTGGAAAAACCATGTGGGGCCGTGTATATAAACTGGTATTGGATGCAAGCAATCCATTAAAAGGGAAATTAGAAGTTGCCGTCGACGGAAATGACAACCCTGGAAAAAGCATTGTAAATCCAGATAACCTTTGTGTAACCGAAAACTACGTATACATCCAGGAAGATGGAGATTCGTTCTACAAAAACAATGACCATGATGGAACCATCTGGCAATTTGCAATGGCTTCAAAATCGTTAAAACCGATGTTACAAATGAATCACCGCAGAACAGATGCGACCTTTAATGCTAAATACAACCCATCAAACAGTGTACAATTAAGTAGCTGGGAATATGGCGCGATGTACGATATCTCTGCTCTGACTGGTATCCCTGATACATTTATAGTTAATTTACACCCACACACCTGGACAAGCGATAAATACAAAAATGCCGATGGTGGTACAACAAGATTGGTAAATAATAACGAAGGTGGACAAGTCGTAATTGTTCGCGGCGTTTCTAAATAACCTATTTTATTTCTTTATCCCTTTCGGCAAATGCCGGAAGGGATTTTTCTATTTTATTTCAACTCCTACCCAAGCATGTCTAGCCTTAAAAAAATTGTCTTTTTCATTGTACTGATTACCCTTACTACCCTGTTATCCATTTTCTGCAAAACGGAAAACAGATCAAATGCAGAACTGGTAAAAGCAGATTTTGACAAACAACTTATTGAATTTCAAAGTATTGTTGACCAAAAATTATCAATAGCTGTTCAAAACGGGGATGAAAAAGCAATTAAACAATCTTTTCTACAGGCGAGAATAAAATACAAACAGCTGGAGTATTATATCGAATATTTTTTCCCTTCAACTTCTGTACTGCTTAATGGTGCGCCGATTGATGAGATTGAACTGGGCGAAAATCTCATTGAAAATCCAACAGGCTTTCAGGTAATGGAAGAAATTATCTATGAAGCCCCTACAACAGAAAACCGAAAAGAATTAGGGAACGAAGTAAAAAAAATGCAGCTCAACCTGCAACGTGTTAGTCGCTTTAATGAACAATACCAGATTACCGATGCGCAATTATTTGATGCCATCCGTTTAGAAATTTTCAGGATTACTAGTTTAGGCATTACTGGTTTTGATACCCCAAACGCTTTGCAATCGATACCCGAAACAGCTT from Flavobacterium sp. W4I14 includes these protein-coding regions:
- a CDS encoding putative membrane protein (product_source=COG4818; cog=COG4818; superfamily=161098; transmembrane_helix_parts=Inside_1_6,TMhelix_7_24,Outside_25_38,TMhelix_39_61,Inside_62_62,TMhelix_63_85,Outside_86_109), whose amino-acid sequence is MDNKTLSIISYITLIGWLVAYFMGKDKADTLLKYHLRQSLGLAIVSIIFNIVFTIIALIVPSLSFLGFVGYAIFILWIMGIINAANGALKPVPLIGKWFEDKSSFVGKY
- a CDS encoding hypothetical protein (product_source=Hypo-rule applied; cleavage_site_network=SignalP-noTM; superfamily=75011); the protein is MNKKLLKQKALALAVAAFVTSAVVISACKKNNEAENSETTVTLKDYSVNPSLVKAMPGFESLNITTLISSDDVLAESPNFIFGAQPDGAGIIKNPAGEGFIMINNHEILQSVSRVYLDKNFKPVKGEYIVDSDGGMTRLCSATMVTPEEHGFSKPVFLTAGESGAESMIHAIDPLAAADKKNKQRTVGALGRWSAENAVPLPKASYAGKTVIMIGEDETDGQLAMYVSNTQGDLENGKLYVMKRSNNDPIETNMDKGQSYDVEFVELDNVKSSTGAQLQQQTIDKKALMLARVEDIDYRKGSAANGREVYFTATGVSQGDKLTPVSGKTMWGRVYKLVLDASNPLKGKLEVAVDGNDNPGKSIVNPDNLCVTENYVYIQEDGDSFYKNNDHDGTIWQFAMASKSLKPMLQMNHRRTDATFNAKYNPSNSVQLSSWEYGAMYDISALTGIPDTFIVNLHPHTWTSDKYKNADGGTTRLVNNNEGGQVVIVRGVSK
- a CDS encoding hypothetical protein (product_source=Hypo-rule applied; pfam=PF05076; superfamily=103359) → MMNPEIYKQRFTTEDTPGWQAIDDQLEKIYDNTEARHYPPLCGIHYVAGGTDPIDGASIYDSNHQTFHRHMISYGMSELYYNEEKAGGEFSKWGFEFTFRLAQFKDDEHDPIWAINVMNNLARYVFSSGKWFEENHFIPANGPIRLNTETEITGFVFALDPELGKMDTPHGEVSFLQLVGITNAEVEDLKKSPTIGAVQELIEKLKKDNPLLITDLTRK
- a CDS encoding hypothetical protein (product_source=Hypo-rule applied; cleavage_site_network=SignalP-noTM); this encodes MRLNIKNVMLMVMVSAITACNLTVNTPEEHFDQAALNANDISLFGTYYFEGYQKYQKSVSGPGKVISCEEYLKNSIARAEKNLEKIKKLTPTPETKPMLDASIILHNYVLTSYRKEHLKIAKMIDKHEPEENINKALTDLDTKPYDAFIEKYNKLWKFADIYAKDNNIAVEKMPF
- a CDS encoding hypothetical protein (product_source=Hypo-rule applied; cath_funfam=3.30.870.10; superfamily=82936); its protein translation is MKNLNNISSLIILSCFLCFSCKQVTKSVDETFHPNDSLAKKYNKENRIGSEGEYTGTTKTTTTISTQHHQEKFVVINGDTVKTPELQDKAKELFHDLELLKQKQTPAGSKEIQKRVNEFLKDMNLPQPGAKNSNTEKPVAKARKGMLSASQLAQAEEKLRQLPQFRDREILVYESVHFYEDGSIKLALQHPENPKYVDAYQYQDGYWSEPKPVQARNIARRTFPLSKINFADAQKVMQIYNDKAAQVEGAKPTTTAYISIWDDGMRWFPSTINGSRERYDLQFNNDGTLKSFRQE
- a CDS encoding hypothetical protein (product_source=Hypo-rule applied; cath_funfam=1.10.10.10; smart=SM00028; superfamily=46894,48452; transmembrane_helix_parts=Outside_1_333,TMhelix_334_351,Inside_352_413,TMhelix_414_436,Outside_437_614), yielding MKYLVFKNILLLIWIVIGCCTAEAQSLLDSTALDNLSEQDKPALLTQLAERYRVNANYAAAIAKAQQSVSLAIKLKNFTEATKAYAMLVNVYANTKQFALLKKTNDTTLAIGQKAQQPIALAYAYYAQALFYNAIDNNELVTKYCQMGLKMLEKKCDPYLTAKLYYQLYALNTRWDDIKNVNRYAQKATESALKTTEYNLLSNCYIALSVAADYNFVATKRELQRDSIIYYLNKVQDIYKQYPQYVARKTYAMACINSADYYLKYFPDTDQAAKANAIRYASMANEVMRGVLNGEEVRASSLGILSEYAKRDKNTAMTEGYLQEAYSMMKDQQAPYYYTLINIVTALASFYEQNGNYAKALEFQKKATVYNSKLFDQKQALNAQKLEVQYETEKKNNEVKLLKQSEKYAQQQKYLYIGITIASLLGLIFMFRSYHFRLRYSLQREKQLHLEKQDAELQMKLEKEEQARLKAEQQLLESQQQQLQKEVMASQLQLEHKKEMLFQIKEKFNDNDQLNINKIWNEELLLDNDFEQAKFQIQQVHPEFFSLLNQRAQQKLTSLDLKLCAYLHLKMDTKKIAQLMHIEAKSVRMSRYRVKQKLGLEKEEDLNLFLQKMG
- a CDS encoding hypothetical protein (product_source=Hypo-rule applied; transmembrane_helix_parts=Inside_1_6,TMhelix_7_26,Outside_27_40,TMhelix_41_63,Inside_64_169,TMhelix_170_192,Outside_193_201,TMhelix_202_224,Inside_225_329), giving the protein MKQGLSIFWILYMLFFAIPFPMLLYYNIKSENMPNLMESDPWLSLSLVAVSVILWIILLIGYYRKWVIRTFSIKHNIEKLKNTGEPREAKIIAATKVSKPNVAYDAYELTLQFKNLAGSEIRQNTTINDSKPYERRYEAGKTVGILLDKEANKVPYLIIANTEVSINKTIVLLVNLGWLAFTCIVAGYFVYSYSSESEGMGWRFMSLGHPLLACPAALLFYRFLGAIIHSKFLGKPNELFLIKFKGIRTTARLIKASQTGTFINEQPMINFELEFTDQHNQKHRANLKKIVDLLDLDITKQEHVSIFYLKENPQKIALEKDLNEIKGEF
- a CDS encoding hypothetical protein (product_source=Hypo-rule applied; superfamily=158622) → MKPRNILFVMLILIVSSCQSKKAVHLKTVLEQKERGIFNILLGKNGPNEQKLKCLIDGDFKCAQQAITEEERAFDKIISEINALETGGIKYGNELKSATSNYYKAVKESETFDRLIVAQQQISQNKTNTEKIRDAAIRQQGQLSREKLEMRKITSKKEQLLAEVKKQFNLLNHLQ
- a CDS encoding hypothetical protein (product_source=Hypo-rule applied; cleavage_site_network=SignalP-noTM; pfam=PF17642; superfamily=49401) — protein: MKTKWYNKTLILLLLLCSFNAVAQNEAQAEIELKLMDKANNTSHSYKLHGANYSLNNPFYNQDEGKLINNGSCSISIELGQNPDEFLLKWMAGLLKNTSGVITMVTISNIKNPRKMTFTDGLLAASSESFYITSGSTAPQMSFYVKTLAIDGTTIFSQ